The Ooceraea biroi isolate clonal line C1 chromosome 7, Obir_v5.4, whole genome shotgun sequence genomic sequence gctttctttctctcttgcaatGCAAATCTTAGGTTCACTCATCCACTAGCAATTTCGCATCACTCTCGCATTTCACTTGagtttctctttctatctttttccCCATCATTAACAGATCCGGCGACGCAATTCGCagcgattttattataaatcgatATCAAGATGATTTTTTTGGAAATGCGTTTTCGATCCAAGAATACTGATtgctgttattattaataaacatgctaaaatttacaattgaaatgtaaaaaaaaactataattatATGACTAGTATTTTGAGCGTGCGATAAATCAGAAAAGCAACATCGATAGTTTTTAGATTACGAAATTTCAGAATATGAAATGTTTAAATGTAATCTAGTAAAGAAAACTcatatctaataaaatgatCCCATTACTTGCAAAACACATCGCCTAATCTCATTTGTTTAATTCCTGTTATAACGCGTACcattacacatatataaaaatcacatatacaaaaagatataaatcattTAGATTTTTCAAGAGCGTTCACTTTTCTTCTGCTtgatctttttcgttcaaaCTTAACTCTTCATCAAGTTAGTTCaatgtaataaaacattaaataatataacaatatataataaaacaataaaccTGTGTAGATgaatacaatttaatcaatACTAAGATAACAGCTGATCCTTGGGTcgtatcaaattaattttaaaagagtAATCGACTTTAAACATCAAAATTAAGACTGCGAATTCCGATAACCATCATACATAGAAATTGCAAATTCGCACTCACAAACTCTCAGTTGCGAATCAGAAGAAAAGGCGAGCGATCGAGTTCTTTACGAGATGCGGAAAGACACGCACCGCTGTCCTCTCCGTCGTCAactctttcactctctctctttctctccccctcttcctctctttccacACAATCTCTGTTACAtggaatgtataaaaaaaaggattctCATGTCTCTTTACTCAGTCCATTGTAATAGCAAGACTCGCTATGGATCGTGATTGCTACTAATCGTCGTCAGTAATAACCATGCTGAAATAATGAGTTATCGAAACAAATCCTGGCCAATTTCCGCATTCAGGGCATCGCGTTTTGACAACAGAATAATCGATTCTCttgataaacataaaaaagatgagaataaaattaattaatattgattgtacataaaatatttaacgattGCGCGCAGATTTGTGCACCTACATCAGTTAATATATTTGGTATCttcgatttattattgtgtagtttattattaaaaaaaaaatacattacagatatgtttaatgaattttttgaaACCATTGGCTATAGCGCAATCGTCTTAAAATACATACACAACTCCTCGAATAAATATTGCCACAAATTTGAAACATTCTCCTGTATCTTTGCAAGAAGGTTTACTCTGCAATTTATGaaaatcttaaaaaaataattcatctcTCTTAGGAAagtgattttaatatattatcttcattattaagCTTTAATATTATCTTGATTCAAATTAATCATTGTATCTTCTTTCCTTATATACAGTTTGGCAATACTTGTTACAACTATCTATTCAAAGACAGTACATTATTATCGCTATCATCAGATTGTTACCGTACTTAACAGatgtaattacataaataaaaaaatgacgCGTACACCTTTAGACAGATAATAGAAACAAAAACTCATTTTGCTGCAATTGTGAACATGTTAAAtgtctaaaatatttctcataaaaACTTGAGCTACATAATATCGTGGCAACACTTATGCaagacaatataataaatgtcatCACACTATGTGCAAagtaatttatgaatatataaataaaagcacGAGCGCGCTTTGAACATGTATCGGTCTCGCCGACGTGCAAGTATAAAACTACACGAAGTCTGGCTTGTGGGGACGCAGAGATAAATCAATCGACGTGATAATTCGACGCATTTATCGCTCCCGGTTATCAAACAAACCACACCAGTAAGGTTTTCGAGAATTATGCATCTCCGTGCCAACGTTTGTCAAAACACGCTTGCCCCGcgttataaatttgaaaaatttgagaCTTACGCTACTATACATTATCGTCCCCTCTCTCCTTGTATCATTTCTCAATATATTCTCACAATTCTCAATAAGATATACGAACTAAATCTACAAAATATGCGAAAGAACCGGCAACATTCGCCTGGCAAAGGTATTTGGAATGCATGGCACTACCACAGACATAtttctcgacgacgacgtgacGTAATTTCGTATTGCGTTATTATAGCTAGAAATTTGAAACGTGGCTCACGTAGGAAAGATTCACAAGAGACCGCGCGGCGAGAGAACGATATGATGATAATTCGCGATCGGCACGGCCGAGAATCATGTCACTGAGAACGCGGTGTAAGCGGAGGTAGAGATACGGAGTATTTAAGACATACCGGTCGAACATGGAGGAGCACTTCACGGCCTCGCGAATCAAAGTGGTCAATTTCACCGTAAACGGGGAATCCATGTTCATCCAGAAACAGAAAGGCCTAGTATAATTTCTACTCAGCCTACGACATCAAGCAACGTCCATTGCCCGTTCAACTCGGTCCGTTTGAATCCGCGATCACGGTACTTCCTCAAAGTCCCGCGAAGAAACTTCCCCGTCGCGCAAGAGCACAAACGAAGAGGCGTCCCTGCACGGCAATGCGCGACGAAAGACGATCTCGTCGATCTCAGAACGGACCTCCGACGAGTGACCCAGACGTCTTACAAAGGGAAGGAAGAGTGTTTAGAAAATGTCTGGACAAGCCGTGCAGCATTGTTCCAATGGCAGTGCGAAAAGCTCCTCGTCTGCTTCACTCGTGAATACCGTGATCGCGCAAAATGCTAGACCAACTACTAAAATGCACACGGAGTATTAAGGGCTAGGGGAGGCTGGGGAATATGTGAAGGGGTTTCTTGAGCACTCGGTATCATTTGCTCCAACGGACGTTCAGGCCGGACGAGGACTTCGGTACTTTCGATACAACTAAATCACTTATGCCAGCAAAATATTAGCTTTAATAAATCAACAGCAAACAGGCGTTCACGTACGGGGAAAAAGTAACATACACAAGATGATTTCATACTACTACAGGTCACGCAAATTTTTGCGCAGCACAATCGGACCATAGGGGTCACACAGTTGAATTCTGTAATCTCCCTGACTTTCTgcactctcactctctctctctctctctctcactctttccttctcttgtTTTCCCTCGCTTGTTCACTCACGGCTCACTTTACTGCATAAGAAAAAACCTTATCTTTCATACATACGTAAAATTAACGATTCTAAGCACTGGCTATAAACCGCAATTTGAAATTTGATGTACATCGTTGAGAAGCTCGCGAGAGCTTTGCAACGAGTTGACGACAAATTACCATAAAAATCTCTTGtactcttttctctctcttacaaGTATACGCATACATatgtgcacacacacacacgcacgcacgtacgcacgcacgcacgcatgttTAATAGTagtttcgctctttctctcccttttgcGTCATATCATACAGCCAGTTTATTCTATTCATCTGAAATTTTCCCTGAGTCTCTCGTTCCTCTCACTCGTACACgtgttcctctcttcctctcaacCTCTCTTGATATCTGTGTCGTGCTCTTGACATCTCACTATCTCTCACATCTTCTTGCGTTCAGTTTTCTTTCACGATTATCATCCATCGAAGTAGTCCTTTCTCTCCTCGGGGTTTAGTCTCTCAATCATACGGATAAAAGCTGCAGACTCATTTTTACCAACAGGCATACAGGCAATTGAAATCGTCTCAGCAAATCTCTCGCTTAGTCTTGGTTCATTCATCGGCAACATCCACTTGCATTCCTCATCATCCGTTGTCAGCATCCGGCAGAAAAACACATATTTCTTTAGTCTCTCTTTGTTTCGCGcgcactctttctctctctctctctctctcaatctctctcattctcgcTTTCTTTCGCTCTCGCTTTCTCGCTAAAATCCCTGTCTTTCAAATTAGATGGGTTGCGTTTTTTTGACGCCGATATTGTATCGATAAAATACCGTCGCCAGATAGGGACACGTGCAGACTCATCACTCCATCTCGTCATCGCTTCGGAACTCACGCACATCCATCAACTCGCATCCGCACCATCCAATCTTGTTGTCTTTGTATCGTGTTTGATAGCTTTCTAGTCAAATCAAATTGCACGACAGTACAACCGTGGGGTGATCTGTAAACAACAAAAGCGAGCCAAATATCAGTCACCGTCGCTCATCGGTGCtcttactatttttttttagggGGGGAGGGGATTTTCGGGCGGGCGTTTCAAATCGCGTACGTGGAGCCCGAAAGGCAAAAAGCAACGCTACGACGGAAGATAGCACGATATTCTGTCGACGTCGAAGCGATTCTTCAGTGCCATCGGGTGTTCACGTGTGcgcgctttctctttctctctctctttctttctctctctctctctctctcttccacccgccctttttctccttcctctAACAATCCCATCCTAACTACATCCTATCCTCACTACATAGAGCTCGTTAAATTTCGCGACACCGTAAAGACGTACGATGGTAAGTAATCAAATATAACGTGATAATGGCGAAACGCAAAAAGAAGACGAGTCAAAGGTAACGAAGGTGAACCTCACCGCTCGAATGAAACATGAACTAAAGCACGAAATTGTATAAAAGTCAAAATAAATTACTGATACATCGCATATGTCGATTAAAATAAGATGAAACCGTCTCGAGATTGTATCGTGAGTAATAACGCTTATGCGGCCAAGTAAGGTAATAAGAGGGTACTCACCAACTGGACGTAGCATTGGTGGCAGTCTTGAGCTTTCGAATCTCCTTTGCAGCCCAGCTCGCCAGCTGTTTAGTTTTATGAGTGCGCGACTTCCTGCCCTTGGTCAACAGCTCGTTGAGTGGCTCTGTTTCCACCATGGGCAACAGTTTGACTCCAAATACTGTAACGAGATCACCCAACAAACCAACCGCTGCGGACACATTACCTTCGGAGTGCTCGCGATCTTGCGCAATTGAAGTGATAAATTGTATGATAAATGGCACGTGCGGCTCGATCAGTGAGATGGCGGAATCCGAACAATTATTCCCGTCACCGCGAAGACCCTGCACTATGCCGGTGTAAGCCTCGAGCACGCCTTCGCGCAGCTCGTTCAAGTAATCAATCATGTCATAGTCGCTCCGGTCGACATTAGCTTGGGAAGCCTGTACCAGAGTCTGCAGCACGACCTCCAGGTATTTCTTGAACTCGGGCCCGATACTCAGAGCGATGTCTCCAAAAGCTGAGAAGATCTGAGGCTTGACCGAGCGATGGACCGCGTTGTTACTGAGGTTCTCGAGCAGCAACGTCATGATCTCGTCGCAGTAGGGCAACATCTTGCTCTTGAGCGCACGGCAAATGTCACCGGTGAGACCAACCGCCGCACAACATACTTGATACTCGGCATGATTTTTCAAGCCGAGACATAGGTAGGGCTTGAACGCCTCCATGTACTTGAGGAAGCCCTCGCCCAACACCTCGACGAGGGTCGAGACCGCGATGAGCGCGTCCTCCTGCACGCCGCCCGATTTACAGGAATTCGAGCTGAACATCGCCAGTAAAGCGGTCATAATCACGTCGGATATTTGGGGAGCATCCTCCACGGTAACTTTGCCCAACACCGATTGCAAGGTCGCACAGAGCAGCGACTGAAGGTCGTTGTACTGCGCGCGATCCGAGTAGCTCTGTATGTGCGACTCCATCTGCAACACCTGCTGCAACCTATCGAGTATCACCATTGTCGTTTTTTGCACAGTCGTGTAACAGTCGCGCGGTGAGTTCTTCACCATTTTCATGAGTGCCTCGTAGGCAGCGGATCGTAGATTCGCCTGCGCCCCATCTGGTCGGTCTGTGGTCTCCAAGAGTCGTTGAATGATAAAATCAAAGTACTGCGACATGCAATACGTCTCCGGCTGATTGCCATCTTCAGCCTCGGCCGACTCGTAACTCGCCTCCGCCAAACTGGTGAACGCCCAACAAACGTTAGCGGCGACCCGTGGCTCCGCCTTCAGTCCGTTCACCAAGGATTCCAGCAGCGGTTTCAGGTAGGTCTCGTTAATCGCCGCGTCCGGTATCATCTCGCATATGCGGCCGAACGTCCACGCCGCCGTGTCGCGAACGACCACGCTGCTGTCGTACATCAGTTCGATGAGAGTTGGCATGGCCTGTTCGACTAGCGGTTTCAACGTAGCGGGCTCTAGACCACCGAGAATAGATCCAAACGCCATCAGAGCGGCGTCCCTATACCTCCAATCGGGACTCTTGATATTATCCTTAACAAACGGAAGAACGAACGGCACAATAGCCTCCTCGCAACTACTAGACAGAAGCATCAAGCAAACTCCAGCGGCCTTTGATGGATTCCAATCATCCTCGTCGTCAAATTCCTCTT encodes the following:
- the LOC105279266 gene encoding importin subunit beta-1 isoform X2: MQMDPTTLQLIQVLERTVSSDKNELVAAQNFLQQAAEANLHEFVQRLSAVLVTVGASPVARMAAGLQLKNQLTSKDPDMKFQYQQRWLTIPAETREYIKKNILGALGTETNRPSSAAQCVAYVAVAELPVGQWSELIPLLVNNVVNPSSTEMMKEATLETIGYICQEIESEVLVSQSNEILTAIIHGMKGSSTSNHVRLAATSALYNSLEFTKGNFEKETERNFIMEVVCEATQSSNTQIKVAALQCLVKIMSLYYQYMEPYMAPALFPITLEAMKSETDEVALQGIEFWSNVSDEEVDLSMEEGEATEEGRPPLKVSRHYAKGALQYLVPVLMKKLTKQEEFDDEDDWNPSKAAGVCLMLLSSSCEEAIVPFVLPFVKDNIKSPDWRYRDAALMAFGSILGGLEPATLKPLVEQAMPTLIELMYDSSVVVRDTAAWTFGRICEMIPDAAINETYLKPLLESLVNGLKAEPRVAANVCWAFTSLAEASYESAEAEDGNQPETYCMSQYFDFIIQRLLETTDRPDGAQANLRSAAYEALMKMVKNSPRDCYTTVQKTTMVILDRLQQVLQMESHIQSYSDRAQYNDLQSLLCATLQSVLGKVTVEDAPQISDVIMTALLAMFSSNSCKSGGVQEDALIAVSTLVEVLGEGFLKYMEAFKPYLCLGLKNHAEYQVCCAAVGLTGDICRALKSKMLPYCDEIMTLLLENLSNNAVHRSVKPQIFSAFGDIALSIGPEFKKYLEVVLQTLVQASQANVDRSDYDMIDYLNELREGVLEAYTGIVQGLRGDGNNCSDSAISLIEPHVPFIIQFITSIAQDREHSEGNVSAAVGLLGDLVTVFGVKLLPMVETEPLNELLTKGRKSRTHKTKQLASWAAKEIRKLKTATNATSS
- the LOC105279266 gene encoding importin subunit beta-1 isoform X1 codes for the protein MQMDPTTLQLIQVLERTVSSDKNELVAAQNFLQQAAEANLHEFVQRLSAVLVTVGASPVARMAAGLQLKNQLTSKDPDMKFQYQQRWLTIPAETREYIKKNILGALGTETNRPSSAAQCVAYVAVAELPVGQWSELIPLLVNNVVNPSSTEMMKEATLETIGYICQEIESEVLVSQSNEILTAIIHGMKGSSTSNHVRLAATSALYNSLEFTKGNFEKETERNFIMEVVCEATQSSNTQIKVAALQCLVKIMSLYYQYMEPYMAPALFPITLEAMKSETDEVALQGIEFWSNVSDEEVDLSMEEGEATEEGRPPLKVSRHYAKGALQYLVPVLMKKLTKQEEFDDEDDWNPSKAAGVCLMLLSSSCEEAIVPFVLPFVKDNIKSPDWRYRDAALMAFGSILGGLEPATLKPLVEQAMPTLIELMYDSSVVVRDTAAWTFGRICEMIPDAAINETYLKPLLESLVNGLKAEPRVAANVCWAFTSLAEASYESAEAEDGNQPETYCMSQYFDFIIQRLLETTDRPDGAQANLRSAAYEALMKMVKNSPRDCYTTVQKTTMVILDRLQQVLQMESHIQSYSDRAQYNDLQSLLCATLQSVLGKVTVEDAPQISDVIMTALLAMFSSNSCKSGGVQEDALIAVSTLVEVLGEGFLKYMEAFKPYLCLGLKNHAEYQVCCAAVGLTGDICRALKSKMLPYCDEIMTLLLENLSNNAVHRSVKPQIFSAFGDIALSIGPEFKKYLEVVLQTLVQASQANVDRSDYDMIDYLNELREGVLEAYTGIVQGLRGDGNNCSDSAISLIEPHVPFIIQFITSIAQDREHSEGNVSAAVGLLGDLVTVFGVKLLPMVETEPLNELLTKGRKSRTHKTKQLASWAAKEIRKLKTATNATSSCRNRSRR
- the LOC105279266 gene encoding importin subunit beta-1 isoform X3; this encodes MQMDPTTLQLIQVLERTVSSDKNELVAAQNFLQQAAEANLHEFVQRLSAVLVTVGASPVARMAAGLQLKNQLTSKDPDMKFQYQQRWLTIPAETREYIKKNILGALGTETNRPSSAAQCVAYVAVAELPVGQWSELIPLLVNNVVNPSSTEMMKEATLETIGYICQEIESEVLVSQSNEILTAIIHGMKGSSTSNHVRLAATSALYNSLEFTKGNFEKETERNFIMEVVCEATQSSNTQIKVAALQCLVKIMSLYYQYMEPYMAPALFPITLEAMKSETDEVALQGIEFWSNVSDEEVDLSMEEGEATEEGRPPLKVSRHYAKGALQYLVPVLMKKLTKQEEFDDEDDWNPSKAAGVCLMLLSSSCEEAIVPFVLPFVKDNIKSPDWRYRDAALMAFGSILGGLEPATLKPLVEQAMPTLIELMYDSSVVVRDTAAWTFGRICEMIPDAAINETYLKPLLESLVNGLKAEPRVAANVCWAFTSLAEASYESAEAEDGNQPETYCMSQYFDFIIQRLLETTDRPDGAQANLRSAAYEALMKMVKNSPRDCYTTVQKTTMVILDRLQQVLQMESHIQSYSDRAQYNDLQSLLCATLQSVLGKVTVEDAPQISDVIMTALLAMFSSNSCKSGGVQEDALIAVSTLVEVLGEGFLKYMEAFKPYLCLGLKNHAEYQVCCAAVGLTGDICRALKSKMLPYCDEIMTLLLENLSNNAVHRSVKPQIFSAFGDIALSIGPEFKKYLEVVLQTLVQASQANVDRSDYDMIDYLNELREGVLEAYTGIVQGLRGDGNNCSDSAISLIEPHVPFIIQFITSIAQDREHSEGNVSAAVGLLGDLVTVFGVKLLPMVETEPLNELLTKGRKSRTHKTKQLASWAAKEIRKLKTATNATSS